The following proteins come from a genomic window of Microbacterium sp. SY138:
- a CDS encoding Lrp/AsnC family transcriptional regulator, with product MDDSVDRAILTAISRDGRATLSQLSDAVGLSVSAVQSRLRRLETRGVISGYQAILDPEQVGTPLSAFIEITPLDPAQPDNAPELLEHLDAIEACHSIAGDASYMLFVRVPSPRALEELVRDVRLAANVSTRTTVVLQTYYEHRPIIPVGSTE from the coding sequence ATGGATGACTCTGTCGACCGCGCGATCCTGACCGCGATCTCCCGTGACGGCCGTGCCACGCTCTCCCAGCTCTCGGATGCGGTGGGGCTGTCGGTCTCGGCGGTGCAGTCGCGCCTGCGTCGATTGGAGACGCGGGGAGTCATCTCCGGATACCAGGCGATCCTCGACCCCGAGCAGGTGGGCACGCCGCTCTCGGCGTTCATCGAGATCACCCCGCTCGACCCGGCGCAGCCCGACAACGCGCCCGAGCTGCTGGAGCACCTGGACGCGATCGAGGCATGTCACTCCATCGCCGGCGATGCCAGTTACATGCTCTTCGTGCGGGTTCCGTCACCGCGTGCGCTCGAAGAACTGGTGCGCGACGTGCGGCTCGCGGCGAACGTCAGCACCCGCACGACCGTGGTCCTGCAGACGTACTACGAGCACCGGCCGATCATCCCGGTGGGCTCCACCGAGTAG
- a CDS encoding DUF6421 family protein, whose protein sequence is MSLLSANSSAVQAIVGEPEVVEDASIAEQSTAWAQLKDAAIAIREMQIKDGSIPDAAHHAAARELVGAITAAIRALAPAFPHDAEYLAASVVDFDRWSASDFGVPDFLDSLMAFQPQQHRVDGIRHLVVFPMYTQNGSSDRLVEALIVETIWPEFIAALEAGDYGNKLFVSLRLVDFTPGYDTNSAVLFPETVAMREIPSFTWGAIFQDREAARYRRVTRAAAEITNLDLPERAAAMLDDQQVAEKTFVMWDIIHDRTHMRGDLPFDPFMIKQRMPFFLYSLEEMRCDMTAFRESVKIERALAARIDAGEELTATEQEMHDYAHLVQYAVIFDRIFRFSITGTRTRNYDAVGGQLLFAWLHQRGVLHWTDTALAFDWDNVPDAVVALGDAIDDLYWHSIDRPKVAHWLAAYELVRGTLTPHPASQWARGLSDEILAGAPKGYTDAVMDDEFPLSMFFETLDKKMKPVIESTVGIRGTDD, encoded by the coding sequence ATGTCCCTTCTTTCCGCCAACAGTTCCGCTGTTCAGGCCATCGTCGGCGAACCCGAGGTCGTCGAGGACGCATCGATCGCCGAGCAGTCGACCGCTTGGGCACAGCTCAAGGACGCGGCGATCGCGATCCGCGAGATGCAGATCAAGGACGGCTCGATCCCGGACGCCGCTCATCATGCCGCCGCCCGCGAGCTGGTCGGCGCCATCACCGCCGCGATCCGCGCGCTCGCCCCGGCCTTCCCGCACGACGCCGAGTATCTCGCCGCCTCCGTGGTCGACTTCGACCGCTGGTCCGCCTCGGACTTCGGCGTGCCGGACTTCCTCGACTCGCTCATGGCCTTCCAGCCGCAGCAGCACCGCGTCGACGGCATCCGTCACCTCGTCGTGTTCCCGATGTACACGCAGAACGGATCCAGCGACCGCCTGGTCGAAGCGCTGATCGTCGAGACGATCTGGCCGGAGTTCATCGCGGCGCTCGAAGCGGGCGACTACGGCAACAAGCTGTTCGTCTCGCTGCGTCTGGTCGACTTCACGCCCGGATACGACACCAACTCGGCCGTGCTGTTCCCCGAGACCGTCGCGATGCGCGAGATCCCGTCCTTCACGTGGGGCGCGATCTTCCAGGACCGCGAGGCGGCCCGCTACCGTCGCGTCACCCGTGCCGCTGCCGAGATCACCAACCTCGACCTGCCGGAGCGCGCGGCCGCGATGCTGGACGATCAGCAGGTGGCAGAGAAGACGTTCGTGATGTGGGACATCATCCACGACCGCACCCACATGCGCGGAGACCTGCCGTTCGACCCGTTCATGATCAAGCAGCGGATGCCGTTCTTCCTCTATTCGCTCGAGGAGATGCGCTGCGACATGACGGCGTTCCGCGAGTCCGTGAAGATCGAGCGCGCCCTCGCGGCACGCATCGACGCCGGCGAGGAGCTCACTGCGACCGAGCAGGAGATGCACGACTACGCGCACCTCGTGCAGTACGCGGTGATCTTCGACCGCATCTTCCGCTTCTCGATCACGGGCACCCGCACCCGCAACTACGACGCGGTCGGCGGGCAGCTGCTGTTCGCATGGCTGCACCAGCGCGGCGTGCTGCACTGGACCGACACCGCTCTGGCGTTCGACTGGGACAACGTGCCCGATGCCGTGGTGGCTCTGGGCGATGCGATCGACGACCTGTACTGGCACTCGATCGACCGCCCGAAGGTCGCGCACTGGCTCGCCGCATACGAACTGGTGCGCGGCACGCTCACCCCGCACCCGGCATCGCAGTGGGCTCGCGGGCTCTCGGACGAGATCCTCGCCGGTGCGCCGAAGGGCTACACGGACGCCGTGATGGACGACGAGTTCCCGCTGTCGATGTTCTTCGAGACCCTCGACAAGAAGATGAAGCCGGTCATCGAGTCGACTGTCGGCATCCGCGGTACCGACGACTGA
- a CDS encoding SDR family oxidoreductase: MAERTDSNAAGRTVVLAGATSAAGLAATRALVAAHARVIATGRSAERLRELADAGAQVEVADATSLDAMTAVASRIGPVDAVVPLVGGWRGGGGLAGQSDADFAALLPALEAVRATSRAFDTALRASAAGRFAIVSSTAVARPLAGGANYAAVKAASEAWARAVAQGYAKASREAGDPLRAASVVFRAQALDAEVLAARIVALWDADAAELNDRVFDVA; the protein is encoded by the coding sequence ATGGCTGAACGCACCGATTCGAACGCCGCCGGACGCACCGTCGTCCTCGCCGGAGCGACCAGCGCCGCCGGCCTCGCCGCCACACGCGCACTGGTCGCCGCGCATGCCCGTGTCATCGCCACCGGCCGCTCCGCGGAGCGCCTGCGGGAACTCGCAGATGCCGGGGCTCAGGTCGAGGTCGCCGATGCGACCTCCCTCGACGCGATGACCGCCGTGGCCTCGCGGATCGGCCCCGTGGATGCGGTGGTCCCGCTGGTCGGCGGCTGGCGCGGTGGTGGAGGGCTAGCCGGGCAATCCGACGCTGACTTCGCCGCCCTGCTGCCGGCACTCGAAGCGGTGCGCGCCACAAGCCGGGCGTTCGACACTGCCCTGCGCGCCTCCGCGGCCGGACGCTTCGCGATCGTCTCCTCGACCGCCGTCGCACGTCCCCTCGCCGGCGGGGCGAACTACGCCGCCGTCAAGGCCGCGAGCGAAGCCTGGGCCCGAGCGGTCGCGCAGGGGTATGCCAAGGCGTCGCGCGAGGCCGGGGACCCACTGCGGGCCGCATCCGTCGTGTTCCGCGCCCAGGCGCTCGACGCCGAGGTGCTCGCTGCACGGATCGTCGCGCTGTGGGATGCGGACGCCGCCGAGCTCAACGACCGGGTGTTCGACGTGGCCTGA
- a CDS encoding MFS transporter: MQRTAAKRAFANVLVNTLIANVTTSFLWFALTFWVYIETQSVLATGIIGGAYMLFVAFFAMAFGTIVDRNRKHTVMVISSVISAVAFLVAGVLYLWQPEAALLDLGGPWFWLFSGIILFGGVIEQLRNIALSTTVTLLIPEERRANANGLVGTVQGIAFLVTSVFSGLSIGFLGMGWTLAIAIAAMALTFVHLLFVRIPEGNPEPDPNASSALDFRGSVRAIRLAPGLFALIIFSTFNNLIGGVYMALMDPYGLTLFDAQTWGFALAFASTGFLVGGGLVAKFGLGPKPMRTMLLVVIAMGLLGSVFMLREWWPLYVVGMWVYMALVPPVEAAEQTVIQKVVPFERQGRVFGVAAAMEAAAAPITAFLIAPIAEFLIIPYMDTAQGQRQWGWLLGEGEARGIALICLFAGLIMVVAATLAFFTRSYRKLTELYAEAPEQEVAGAEEEISDRTPDDDETEPVVTRRADAPPVVPGIPPESGGPRR, from the coding sequence ATGCAGCGCACCGCAGCGAAGAGGGCCTTCGCCAACGTCCTCGTCAACACGCTCATCGCGAACGTGACGACGAGCTTCCTGTGGTTCGCGCTCACGTTCTGGGTCTACATCGAGACGCAGTCGGTGCTGGCCACGGGCATCATCGGCGGTGCCTACATGCTGTTCGTCGCGTTCTTCGCGATGGCGTTCGGCACGATCGTCGATCGAAACCGCAAGCACACCGTCATGGTGATCTCGAGCGTCATCTCGGCTGTCGCTTTCCTGGTGGCCGGGGTGCTCTACCTCTGGCAGCCCGAGGCGGCCCTGCTCGACCTGGGAGGACCGTGGTTCTGGCTGTTCTCTGGCATCATCCTGTTCGGCGGAGTCATCGAGCAGCTGCGCAACATCGCGCTGTCCACGACGGTCACCCTGCTCATCCCCGAAGAGAGACGTGCGAACGCCAACGGCCTGGTCGGCACGGTGCAGGGCATCGCCTTCCTCGTCACGAGCGTGTTCTCGGGACTCTCGATCGGCTTCCTCGGCATGGGGTGGACGCTCGCGATCGCGATCGCCGCCATGGCGCTCACGTTCGTGCATCTGCTGTTCGTACGCATCCCCGAGGGCAATCCGGAGCCCGACCCGAACGCGTCGAGCGCGCTCGACTTCCGGGGGAGCGTGCGGGCCATCCGGCTGGCTCCCGGCCTCTTCGCACTGATCATCTTCTCCACGTTCAACAACCTCATCGGCGGCGTCTACATGGCGCTCATGGATCCTTACGGGCTGACGCTCTTCGACGCCCAGACCTGGGGATTCGCCCTGGCGTTCGCGTCGACCGGATTCCTGGTCGGCGGGGGACTCGTGGCCAAGTTCGGTCTCGGTCCGAAGCCGATGCGCACGATGCTGCTCGTGGTCATCGCGATGGGGCTGCTGGGCTCCGTGTTCATGCTGCGGGAGTGGTGGCCGCTGTATGTGGTCGGCATGTGGGTGTACATGGCGCTGGTGCCTCCGGTGGAGGCGGCCGAGCAGACCGTGATCCAGAAGGTCGTGCCGTTCGAGCGGCAGGGGCGCGTGTTCGGAGTGGCCGCCGCGATGGAGGCGGCAGCGGCCCCGATCACCGCATTCCTGATCGCACCGATCGCCGAGTTCCTGATCATCCCGTACATGGACACGGCGCAGGGGCAGCGGCAGTGGGGGTGGCTGCTCGGCGAGGGAGAGGCTCGAGGCATCGCGCTCATCTGCCTGTTCGCCGGACTGATCATGGTCGTCGCCGCCACCCTGGCCTTCTTCACCCGCTCGTATCGCAAGCTCACAGAGCTGTACGCAGAGGCTCCGGAGCAGGAGGTCGCGGGGGCGGAGGAGGAGATCTCGGACCGGACACCGGACGATGACGAGACCGAGCCCGTCGTGACCCGGCGTGCGGACGCACCGCCCGTCGTGCCGGGGATTCCCCCCGAATCCGGGGGACCGCGTCGGTGA
- a CDS encoding low specificity L-threonine aldolase, translating into MSIQHDPAIRGFASDNYSGIHPEILAAIVAANGGHQSAYGEDAYTARLQEVFQEHFGEGAEAFPVFNGTGANVTGLQSMLPRWGAVIAASTAHINVDEAAAPEKIGGFKLLTVATDDGKLTPELIDREAWGWGDEHRAQPLVVSITQTTELGTLYTADEIRTIADHVHERGMKLHLDGARLSNAAAALDLPLRAFTRDAGVDVLTFGGTKNGAMLGEAIVVLNPEASHGLKYSRKFNMQLSSKMRFVSAQLIALLESDLWLRNAQHANAMAARLRSEIEAGIADGSIRGVGFTQPTQSNGVFATLPDGVADQLRDSFRFYDWDAARKEVRWMCGFDTEQADVDAFVAELARLTTA; encoded by the coding sequence GTGAGCATCCAGCATGACCCCGCGATCCGGGGCTTCGCCAGTGACAACTACTCCGGTATCCACCCCGAGATCCTTGCGGCGATCGTCGCGGCGAACGGCGGCCACCAGAGCGCCTACGGCGAGGACGCGTACACCGCGCGCCTGCAGGAGGTCTTCCAGGAGCACTTCGGCGAGGGCGCGGAGGCGTTCCCGGTGTTCAACGGCACCGGCGCGAACGTGACCGGCCTGCAGTCGATGCTGCCGCGTTGGGGCGCGGTGATCGCCGCCTCCACCGCGCACATCAACGTCGACGAGGCTGCGGCGCCCGAGAAGATCGGCGGCTTCAAGCTGCTCACGGTCGCCACCGACGACGGCAAGCTCACCCCCGAGCTGATCGACCGCGAGGCCTGGGGCTGGGGCGACGAGCACCGCGCGCAGCCGCTGGTCGTCTCGATCACCCAGACCACCGAGCTCGGCACGCTGTACACGGCCGACGAGATCCGCACGATCGCCGACCACGTGCATGAGCGCGGCATGAAGCTGCACCTCGACGGCGCACGCCTCTCGAACGCCGCTGCCGCCCTCGACCTGCCGCTGCGCGCGTTCACCCGTGACGCGGGTGTCGACGTGCTCACCTTCGGCGGGACGAAGAACGGTGCCATGCTCGGCGAGGCGATCGTCGTGCTGAACCCCGAGGCCTCCCACGGACTGAAGTACTCGCGCAAGTTCAACATGCAGCTGTCGTCGAAGATGCGGTTCGTGTCGGCGCAGCTGATCGCCCTGCTCGAGAGCGACCTCTGGTTGCGCAACGCCCAGCACGCCAACGCCATGGCGGCCCGTCTGCGTTCCGAGATCGAGGCCGGCATCGCCGACGGCTCCATCCGGGGCGTCGGATTCACCCAGCCGACCCAGTCCAACGGCGTGTTCGCCACGCTCCCCGACGGAGTCGCCGACCAGCTCCGCGACTCGTTCCGCTTCTACGACTGGGACGCGGCGCGCAAGGAGGTGCGGTGGATGTGCGGCTTCGACACCGAGCAAGCCGACGTCGACGCCTTCGTCGCCGAACTCGCCCGGCTCACCACGGCCTGA
- a CDS encoding NUDIX hydrolase family protein, with amino-acid sequence MAVRTPDPDPEPDDDGLGDFPDSNRLAPDANPGWLSEFELEEARRRLPMLYVEAIPVRTDGSGQVIEIGILLRSTPMGEMTRTIVSGRVRFGETIRDALFRHVENDLGPMAFPLLPPQPLPFTVAEYFPIPGVSAFHDDRQHAVSLAFVVPVTGTCEPRQDALEVTWFSPEAAGSDAVAAEMENGRGTLIRQALASLGLLR; translated from the coding sequence ATGGCCGTCCGCACACCTGATCCCGATCCGGAGCCCGATGACGACGGTCTCGGTGACTTCCCGGATTCGAACCGGCTCGCGCCCGACGCGAATCCCGGCTGGCTGAGCGAGTTCGAGCTCGAAGAGGCTCGGCGCCGTCTGCCGATGCTCTACGTCGAGGCGATCCCGGTGCGCACCGACGGCTCCGGCCAGGTGATCGAGATCGGCATCCTGCTGCGCTCCACTCCGATGGGCGAGATGACCCGCACGATCGTGTCCGGTCGCGTCCGCTTCGGTGAGACGATCCGCGACGCCCTCTTCCGCCACGTCGAGAACGACCTGGGCCCGATGGCCTTCCCGCTGCTGCCGCCGCAGCCGCTGCCGTTCACGGTGGCCGAGTACTTCCCGATCCCCGGGGTGAGTGCGTTCCACGATGATCGGCAGCACGCCGTGTCGCTGGCGTTCGTGGTGCCGGTGACGGGAACGTGCGAGCCGCGTCAGGACGCTCTCGAGGTCACCTGGTTCTCGCCGGAGGCCGCCGGTTCCGACGCGGTCGCCGCCGAGATGGAGAACGGCCGGGGCACGCTCATCCGACAGGCTCTCGCGAGCCTCGGTCTGCTGCGCTGA
- a CDS encoding alpha/beta fold hydrolase, producing MSENLTIDDTATRWSSPDRGGMPLLVLLHGYGADEHDLFGLVPYLPEGIAVASVAAPLAPPWPMPGRSWYPIEGLDGRSSEAVTAAAEAFLRWLDSAAADASSVALLGFSQGAAVSLQALRLAPERFGAVAVLSGYAAPGELPNDESLAELRPHVFWGRGTHDDVIPPALIDHTAQWLPAHSELSGRVYTGLTHSISEEELTDVHRFLTKWLEGITTG from the coding sequence GTGAGCGAGAACCTGACGATCGACGACACCGCGACCAGATGGTCATCCCCCGACCGCGGAGGCATGCCTCTGCTGGTCCTGCTGCACGGCTACGGCGCCGACGAGCACGACCTGTTCGGACTCGTCCCCTACCTTCCCGAGGGCATCGCCGTCGCATCCGTCGCCGCGCCCCTCGCGCCCCCGTGGCCGATGCCCGGGCGCTCCTGGTACCCGATCGAGGGACTCGACGGGCGCAGCTCCGAGGCCGTGACCGCCGCGGCGGAGGCCTTCCTGCGCTGGCTCGACTCCGCGGCGGCCGATGCTTCCTCGGTCGCCCTGCTCGGCTTCTCCCAGGGTGCGGCGGTGTCGCTGCAGGCTCTGCGCCTGGCACCGGAGCGCTTCGGAGCCGTCGCGGTCCTGAGCGGCTACGCGGCACCGGGCGAGCTGCCGAACGACGAGTCGCTGGCAGAACTGCGCCCGCACGTGTTCTGGGGTCGGGGCACGCACGACGACGTCATCCCGCCCGCGTTGATCGATCACACCGCGCAGTGGCTGCCTGCGCACTCCGAGCTTTCCGGACGGGTGTACACCGGCCTCACGCACAGCATCTCCGAGGAGGAGCTGACCGACGTGCACCGGTTCCTCACGAAGTGGCTGGAGGGGATCACCACCGGCTGA
- a CDS encoding ATP-binding cassette domain-containing protein: protein MSTPTTLHASVILDRLTFTWPDGSVALDGVSGAFGSGRTGLVGRNGAGKSTLLRLMAGELEPTSGMVTASGEVAYLPQQLTLDVDRRVAELLGVSEALDAVRAISAGDVDPAHFDAVGDDWDIEARAEASLAEAGLAPDFLDRRVGELSGGEAVLAAIAGIRLRRAPITLLDEPTNNLDRDSRAKLAAMVRAWKGTLIVVSHDLSLLELMDDTAELYAQTLSVFGGPYSEWRAWLDAEQDAAKQAEVTAAQVLRKEKRQRIEAEVKLAHRARTAKKAEIEKRVPKIVAHGRKMAAEVSAGRLRTEVGAKEDAARSVLDEAGRRVRSDSSMKIELPDPQVSRSRRIATVGDHERAWVIQGPERVALIGRNGAGKTTLLERLVATGVHSSGTITPVGPQGREGSGSETEVLSSVRPALHAEAHTDLIGYLPQRVDGLDEARSVFENIAAAAPHVPEKELRNRLARFLIRGATAERPVAALSGGERFRVALAKLLLADPAPHLVVLDEPTNNLDLDTVDQLVDALRAYRGAVLIVSHDDAFLRRLDLDLTLQIDADGALQEVSLEQ from the coding sequence ATGTCAACTCCCACCACTCTTCACGCGTCGGTCATCCTCGACCGGCTCACCTTCACCTGGCCCGACGGCTCGGTCGCGCTCGACGGCGTCTCGGGCGCATTCGGCTCGGGACGCACCGGCCTGGTCGGTCGCAACGGCGCGGGCAAGTCGACGTTGCTGCGGCTGATGGCCGGCGAGCTCGAACCGACCTCGGGCATGGTCACGGCATCCGGCGAGGTCGCGTACCTTCCGCAGCAGCTGACTCTCGATGTCGACCGCCGCGTCGCCGAGCTTCTCGGAGTGTCGGAGGCGCTCGACGCCGTGCGGGCGATCAGCGCCGGCGACGTCGATCCCGCCCACTTCGACGCGGTCGGCGACGACTGGGACATCGAGGCGCGCGCCGAGGCGTCCCTGGCGGAGGCCGGTCTCGCGCCGGACTTCCTCGACCGCAGGGTCGGAGAGCTCTCCGGCGGGGAGGCCGTGCTCGCGGCGATCGCCGGCATCCGCCTGCGCCGCGCACCGATCACGCTCCTCGACGAGCCGACCAACAACCTCGACCGTGACTCCAGGGCGAAGCTCGCGGCGATGGTGCGCGCCTGGAAAGGCACGCTCATCGTCGTCAGCCACGACCTGTCGCTGCTCGAGCTGATGGACGATACCGCCGAGCTCTACGCCCAGACCTTGAGCGTGTTCGGCGGTCCGTATTCGGAATGGCGTGCGTGGCTGGACGCCGAGCAGGATGCCGCGAAGCAGGCCGAGGTCACCGCCGCCCAGGTGCTCCGCAAGGAGAAACGGCAGCGGATCGAAGCCGAGGTGAAGCTCGCCCACCGCGCGCGCACGGCGAAGAAGGCGGAGATCGAGAAGCGGGTCCCGAAGATCGTCGCGCACGGCCGGAAGATGGCCGCCGAGGTATCGGCCGGCAGGCTCCGCACCGAGGTGGGAGCGAAGGAGGATGCCGCGCGCTCGGTTCTCGACGAGGCCGGGCGACGGGTACGCTCCGATTCGTCGATGAAGATCGAGCTGCCCGACCCGCAGGTGTCGCGCAGCCGCCGCATCGCGACGGTCGGCGATCACGAACGCGCGTGGGTGATCCAGGGGCCGGAGCGGGTCGCGCTGATCGGACGCAACGGCGCGGGGAAGACCACGCTGCTGGAGCGGTTGGTCGCCACCGGCGTTCACAGCTCAGGAACAATAACTCCCGTCGGGCCGCAGGGGCGGGAAGGAAGCGGATCCGAGACGGAGGTCCTGAGTTCCGTACGGCCAGCCCTGCATGCCGAAGCCCATACCGACCTGATCGGCTACCTGCCGCAGCGGGTCGACGGCCTCGACGAGGCGCGGTCGGTGTTCGAGAACATCGCGGCCGCGGCGCCGCACGTCCCGGAGAAGGAGCTGCGCAACCGCCTCGCGCGGTTCCTCATCCGAGGGGCCACCGCCGAGCGACCGGTCGCCGCCCTCTCCGGTGGCGAACGCTTCCGCGTCGCGCTGGCGAAGCTGCTGCTCGCCGACCCGGCACCCCACCTCGTGGTGCTGGACGAGCCGACGAACAACCTCGACCTCGACACGGTCGACCAGCTCGTCGACGCCCTCCGCGCCTATCGCGGGGCCGTGCTCATCGTGAGTCACGACGATGCGTTCCTGCGGCGGCTCGACCTCGATCTGACACTCCAGATCGACGCCGACGGCGCGCTCCAGGAGGTCTCGCTGGAGCAGTGA
- a CDS encoding response regulator transcription factor: MTEEKIRLLIVDDHELIRRGMRMVLDAEDDMQVVGEAVSGAEAVHLAADLRPDVILMDIRMPEMDGIEATRRIVRSTPSSRVLVLTTFDLDEYAFGSLRAGASGFLLKNTPPAQLTAAIRAIAAGDALVSPRVTRSMLDLFATRLPRQAEAVDSRLDVLTERERDVFLAIAKGYNNTEIGESLFVSESTVKTHVGRILLKLDLRDRVQAVILAYEVGLV; this comes from the coding sequence ATGACCGAGGAGAAGATCCGGCTGCTCATCGTGGACGACCACGAGTTGATCCGTCGCGGCATGCGGATGGTGCTCGATGCCGAAGATGACATGCAGGTGGTCGGGGAGGCCGTCTCAGGAGCGGAGGCCGTGCACCTCGCGGCCGATCTGCGACCCGATGTGATCCTGATGGACATCCGGATGCCGGAGATGGACGGTATCGAGGCGACCAGGCGCATCGTGCGGAGCACGCCGTCGAGCCGGGTGCTGGTGCTCACGACCTTCGACCTCGACGAGTACGCGTTCGGCAGCCTCCGCGCAGGAGCGAGCGGGTTCCTGCTGAAGAACACCCCGCCCGCGCAGCTGACCGCCGCGATCCGCGCGATCGCCGCCGGTGACGCCCTCGTCTCGCCGCGCGTCACACGGTCGATGCTCGACCTGTTCGCCACCCGTCTTCCCCGACAGGCCGAGGCGGTCGATTCACGGCTGGACGTGTTGACCGAACGCGAGCGGGATGTCTTCCTCGCGATCGCCAAGGGATACAACAACACCGAGATCGGCGAGAGCCTGTTCGTGTCGGAGTCGACGGTGAAGACCCACGTCGGCCGCATCCTGCTCAAGCTCGATCTGCGCGACCGCGTGCAGGCCGTCATCCTCGCCTACGAGGTCGGCCTCGTCTGA
- a CDS encoding sensor histidine kinase, whose translation MRESASVGESGVRSVDLPRPPGIVRRFWGNHPWLFDGLLAFAYLVVSVFWAVVAPLSSGDWSPLAPIVVPIVLGVLAAIGLLFRRYRPWLTFGVFAVVAVVALIADTPAEPIGVGFALYALFVYRSNRSGWVAFGVTVLAGVVVLPALDWLRRGAPDGGFTYVPGSLLFLVVMLIAALLGVTVGDRRRYIGAILDRANQLARERDQQARIATLAERARITREIHDVVAHSVSVMVSLADGAGALAEKDPQRSRSAIQEIGEVGRQSLVEMRQLLGALGDDADDGEEQSPLRPNPGLAELTALVETFRSAGLPVTVHMQGAAPGSPALQNTIHRIVQEALTNALRYAKDPREVLVSLDFRGEVLVIEVTDDGRQGPPAVSVGSGRGLVGVRERARLAGGTVDAGPLPEGGWRVRVELPEQEEQG comes from the coding sequence ATGCGAGAGTCAGCATCCGTCGGCGAGAGCGGGGTCCGGTCGGTGGACCTGCCGCGGCCGCCGGGGATCGTCCGGCGGTTCTGGGGAAACCACCCCTGGCTCTTCGACGGTCTGCTCGCCTTCGCCTACCTCGTCGTGAGCGTGTTCTGGGCGGTCGTCGCTCCCCTCTCCTCGGGCGACTGGTCCCCGCTCGCTCCGATCGTCGTCCCTATCGTGCTGGGCGTGCTCGCGGCGATCGGACTCCTCTTCCGCAGGTATCGACCGTGGCTCACGTTCGGGGTCTTCGCGGTCGTCGCGGTCGTGGCGCTCATCGCCGACACGCCTGCCGAGCCGATCGGCGTCGGCTTCGCCCTCTACGCGCTCTTCGTCTACCGCTCGAACCGCAGCGGATGGGTCGCCTTCGGGGTGACGGTGCTGGCCGGGGTCGTGGTGCTCCCCGCTCTCGACTGGCTGCGCCGCGGTGCCCCCGATGGCGGCTTCACGTATGTGCCGGGCAGCCTGCTGTTCCTCGTCGTGATGCTGATCGCCGCGCTCCTCGGAGTCACCGTGGGTGACCGGCGGCGCTACATCGGGGCGATCCTCGACCGCGCCAACCAGCTCGCACGCGAACGTGACCAGCAGGCGCGGATCGCGACGCTGGCCGAGCGCGCGAGGATCACCCGCGAGATCCACGACGTCGTCGCGCACAGCGTATCGGTCATGGTGTCGCTCGCCGACGGCGCCGGCGCGCTCGCGGAGAAGGATCCGCAGCGTTCGCGCAGCGCCATCCAGGAGATCGGCGAGGTCGGACGGCAATCGCTCGTCGAGATGCGCCAGCTGCTGGGCGCGCTCGGCGACGACGCGGACGACGGCGAGGAGCAGAGCCCGCTGCGCCCCAACCCCGGACTGGCGGAACTCACGGCCCTGGTCGAGACCTTCCGCTCCGCGGGTCTGCCGGTGACGGTGCATATGCAAGGGGCGGCGCCCGGGTCACCGGCGCTGCAGAACACGATCCACCGCATCGTGCAGGAGGCGCTCACGAATGCGCTGCGCTATGCCAAGGACCCGCGTGAGGTGCTCGTGAGTCTCGATTTCCGTGGAGAGGTCCTCGTGATCGAGGTCACCGATGACGGCCGGCAGGGCCCGCCGGCGGTCTCGGTCGGATCGGGCCGCGGCCTCGTGGGCGTGCGGGAACGCGCGCGGCTGGCCGGCGGGACGGTCGACGCCGGTCCGCTCCCCGAGGGCGGATGGCGCGTGCGGGTGGAACTTCCCGAACAGGAGGAACAGGGATGA